The Streptomyces phaeolivaceus genome has a window encoding:
- a CDS encoding sensor histidine kinase, whose translation MTRRLLLSYLSLAALVLLGLEIPLGFVYSRAERERIVNSANDEAESVAAYAALSLAAGRRDKLVERARHCAERIGGKVVIVDADAKLLATSHSLSDDEEKTLASQPEISAALRGRATTDVRTTTTGGVHYLSVAAPVGHATTDTGTDTDAAPDSDSDTGPSTDPDGAEIESITAARTTAGTATGTAADSGASARGAVRITLPTTMVHARVFAVWLLLALAGLAVLTGVAAVAFAFARWTGRPIQQLEEATHRLAEGGAATSVVVTSGPPEVRSLAAAFNTTAARLEHLLASQRAFAGEASHQLKTPLAALRLRLENLEPDIARRARPSLDAAVTETDRLARMVEGLLAMARLEEEAAIPAQVDLGAICAERHRTWGPLFEREGVSLVLFAGAVGPVTAVPGAVEQILDNLLSNALRASPACSTVTMELRLLVPARRALRDARPSWVDLHVTDEGPGMTPEQRARAFDRFWRAPGAPKGGTGLGLSLVQRLAHASGGAVVLHEAATGGLDAVVRLPSAEPPAPPHGHGFGGRPGQRRREAPPLPA comes from the coding sequence ATGACCCGACGCCTGCTGCTGAGCTACCTCAGCCTCGCCGCGCTGGTCCTGCTCGGTCTGGAGATCCCGCTGGGCTTCGTCTACTCGCGGGCCGAACGCGAGCGGATCGTCAACTCCGCCAACGACGAGGCCGAGTCGGTGGCCGCGTACGCCGCGCTGTCCCTCGCCGCCGGCCGCCGGGACAAACTCGTCGAACGCGCCCGGCACTGCGCCGAACGCATCGGCGGCAAGGTCGTCATCGTCGACGCGGACGCGAAGCTGCTGGCCACCTCCCACTCCCTGTCCGACGACGAGGAGAAGACCCTCGCGTCCCAGCCCGAGATCTCCGCCGCGCTCCGGGGCCGCGCCACCACGGACGTACGGACGACGACCACCGGCGGAGTGCACTACCTGTCCGTGGCGGCCCCGGTCGGCCACGCGACGACCGACACAGGCACGGACACAGACGCAGCCCCCGACAGCGACAGCGACACCGGCCCCAGCACCGATCCGGACGGCGCCGAGATCGAATCGATCACCGCCGCACGGACAACCGCCGGAACGGCCACGGGGACGGCGGCGGACTCGGGCGCGTCGGCGCGGGGCGCCGTACGCATCACGCTCCCGACGACCATGGTGCACGCCCGCGTCTTCGCGGTCTGGCTGCTGCTCGCGCTGGCCGGACTCGCCGTACTCACCGGCGTCGCCGCCGTGGCGTTCGCGTTCGCGCGCTGGACGGGGCGCCCCATCCAGCAGTTGGAGGAGGCCACGCACCGGCTCGCCGAGGGCGGTGCGGCCACCAGCGTGGTGGTCACCTCGGGCCCGCCGGAGGTACGGAGTCTCGCGGCGGCCTTCAACACGACCGCCGCCCGCCTCGAACATCTGCTTGCCTCCCAGCGAGCCTTCGCCGGTGAGGCCTCGCACCAGCTGAAGACCCCGTTGGCGGCGCTGCGGCTACGGCTGGAGAACCTGGAGCCGGACATCGCCCGGCGCGCCCGGCCCAGCCTCGACGCGGCCGTGACCGAGACGGACCGGCTGGCCCGGATGGTCGAGGGTCTGCTGGCGATGGCCCGTCTGGAGGAGGAGGCGGCCATCCCGGCCCAGGTCGACCTGGGCGCGATCTGCGCGGAACGGCACCGTACGTGGGGGCCGTTGTTCGAACGCGAGGGCGTTTCGCTGGTCCTCTTCGCCGGTGCGGTCGGGCCGGTGACGGCCGTCCCCGGGGCCGTGGAGCAGATCCTCGACAACCTCCTCTCCAACGCGCTGCGCGCCTCCCCCGCGTGCAGCACGGTCACCATGGAGCTACGGCTCCTCGTCCCCGCCCGCCGGGCACTGCGCGACGCCCGGCCCAGCTGGGTCGACCTCCATGTCACCGACGAGGGGCCGGGGATGACGCCCGAGCAGCGCGCCCGCGCGTTCGACCGCTTCTGGCGCGCCCCCGGCGCGCCCAAGGGCGGCACCGGCCTCGGACTCTCCCTCGTACAGCGCCTGGCGCACGCCAGTGGTGGCGCGGTGGTGCTCCACGAGGCGGCCACGGGTGGGCTGGACGCCGTGGTGCGCCTCCCGTCGGCGGAGCCACCGGCTCCGCCGCACGGCCACGGGTTCGGGGGGCGGCCGGGGCAGCGGCGCCGGGAGGCTCCGCCGTTGCCGGCGTGA
- a CDS encoding SulP family inorganic anion transporter, whose product MSGAHGRRHTGGTPAGPGGGPRYVPDAPRYAPDTPGHIHATPRYAPDIPGFAPRQGEPADPSPDSKDPHPKGPDSKGPDSKAPHSKAPHPKAPHSKDPRSGAPGGRIDFGTEITASLVVFLVALPLCIGVAVASGVPAELGIVSGVIGGLVVGAARGSTLQVSGPAAGLAALVAETVMEFGVAMLGVIVLFSGILQIVLGLVKLGRMFQAISLAVVQGMLAGIGLPLMFSQLYPMSDSKAPGTPLENMAGVPGLLADTVTNPQALIAAGLGIVTIVLSFLWKQMPGPVKKVPAALVAVGIGIAVAALPGVEVKTLQVGNLLASVDVPGPGQLSGLASAGIITAILTFTVIASAESLFTAAAVDRMHNGPRTRYNTELIAQGAGNTIAGLLGALPITAVVARSSANVQAGAKTRLSRTLHGLWLLAFALLLPQVLALIPISVLAGVLVHSGWKLFAPDEFPKMWRQDRGEFAVMTLTTLVITATALLEGVLFGLAAGVVLAALRMSQTVIRQHIEDDTAKVVMAGNATFLRLPKLIDALENAAASGKPRIRLDLLGVTHLDHACRNQVEEFVAQQRGAGLRVELLMPDLTKSPARAEQTEVSEPVSEPASASASAEVWDYATIGTAAVGGTGPMPSGPGPTAEWFYLDTRPMPSADEWGFSRSTPRP is encoded by the coding sequence ATGAGCGGCGCCCACGGCCGACGGCACACGGGAGGCACCCCGGCCGGGCCCGGCGGCGGCCCCAGGTACGTCCCCGACGCACCCCGCTACGCTCCCGACACACCCGGCCACATCCACGCCACACCCCGTTACGCCCCCGACATCCCCGGCTTCGCGCCCAGGCAAGGGGAACCGGCCGACCCGTCCCCCGACTCCAAGGACCCCCACCCCAAGGGCCCCGACTCCAAGGGCCCCGACTCCAAGGCCCCCCACTCCAAGGCCCCCCACCCCAAGGCCCCCCACTCCAAGGACCCCCGCTCCGGCGCCCCCGGTGGCCGTATCGACTTCGGTACCGAGATCACCGCCTCCCTCGTCGTCTTCCTCGTCGCGCTGCCGCTCTGTATCGGCGTGGCCGTGGCCTCCGGTGTGCCGGCCGAACTGGGCATCGTCTCCGGGGTGATCGGCGGCCTGGTGGTCGGCGCGGCGCGTGGCAGCACCCTCCAGGTCAGCGGCCCGGCGGCCGGTCTCGCGGCGCTCGTCGCCGAGACGGTCATGGAGTTCGGCGTCGCGATGCTCGGTGTGATCGTCCTGTTCTCCGGCATCCTCCAGATCGTGCTGGGCCTGGTGAAGCTCGGCCGGATGTTCCAGGCGATCTCCCTCGCCGTGGTCCAGGGCATGCTGGCCGGTATCGGTCTGCCGCTGATGTTCAGCCAGCTCTACCCGATGTCCGACTCCAAGGCGCCGGGCACCCCGCTGGAGAACATGGCGGGCGTCCCCGGACTGCTCGCCGACACCGTGACGAACCCGCAGGCGCTCATCGCCGCCGGGCTCGGCATCGTCACGATCGTGCTCAGCTTCCTGTGGAAGCAGATGCCGGGGCCGGTCAAGAAGGTCCCGGCCGCGCTCGTGGCCGTCGGGATCGGTATCGCGGTCGCCGCGCTGCCGGGCGTCGAGGTGAAGACGCTCCAGGTCGGCAATCTGCTGGCGTCCGTGGACGTACCGGGGCCGGGGCAGTTGTCCGGGCTGGCCAGCGCGGGGATCATCACGGCGATCCTCACCTTCACGGTCATCGCCTCGGCGGAGAGCCTGTTCACCGCCGCCGCCGTGGACCGGATGCACAACGGCCCGCGCACCCGCTACAACACCGAACTGATCGCCCAGGGCGCGGGCAACACGATCGCCGGTCTCCTCGGCGCGCTGCCCATCACCGCCGTCGTCGCGCGCAGCTCGGCGAACGTGCAGGCCGGGGCCAAGACCCGCCTCTCCCGCACCCTGCACGGTCTCTGGCTGCTCGCCTTCGCGCTGCTGCTGCCGCAGGTGCTGGCGCTGATCCCGATCTCGGTGCTCGCGGGTGTCCTCGTGCACAGCGGGTGGAAACTCTTCGCGCCGGACGAGTTCCCGAAGATGTGGCGACAGGACCGGGGCGAGTTCGCGGTGATGACGCTGACGACCCTGGTCATCACGGCGACCGCGCTGCTCGAAGGGGTGCTGTTCGGGCTGGCGGCGGGCGTCGTGCTGGCCGCGCTGCGGATGTCGCAGACCGTCATTCGGCAGCACATCGAGGACGACACGGCGAAGGTCGTCATGGCCGGAAACGCGACGTTCCTGCGGCTGCCGAAGCTGATCGACGCGCTGGAGAACGCGGCGGCCTCCGGCAAGCCGCGCATCCGTCTCGACCTGCTCGGTGTCACCCACCTCGACCACGCCTGCCGCAACCAGGTGGAGGAGTTCGTGGCGCAGCAGCGGGGGGCCGGGCTGCGGGTGGAGTTGTTGATGCCGGACCTCACGAAGTCGCCTGCGCGGGCTGAGCAGACGGAGGTGTCGGAGCCGGTGTCCGAGCCGGCGTCGGCGTCGGCGTCGGCCGAGGTGTGGGACTACGCGACGATCGGGACGGCGGCGGTCGGGGGCACCGGCCCGATGCCGTCCGGCCCCGGGCCAACGGCCGAGTGGTTCTACCTCGACACCCGTCCGATGCCGTCCGCGGACGAGTGGGGCTTCTCGCGCAGTACCCCGCGCCCCTGA
- a CDS encoding oxidoreductase has translation MTSWTVADIPDQHGRTAIVTGANSGIGYVTARELARRGAHVVLACRSEERGAAALERMSSEVPDGSVELIRLDLGDLGSVRDFAQTYARASDRLGLLVNNAGVMAVAEGRTADGFETQFGINHLGHFALTGLLLPLLLATPGARVVTVSSGMHLRANIDIDDLDSERKYGRWLAYGRSKTANLLFTHELARRLAANGSEVVAAAAHPGYAATNLQTAGPTAEGRKGVERFMRVGNSVFAQSAEGGALPTLYAATAPAVRPDSFIGPSFAMWRGAPKPSPRAPWTLNDEAGERLWTASEHLTGVRCSELKA, from the coding sequence ATGACCAGTTGGACCGTGGCCGACATCCCCGACCAACACGGCCGCACCGCGATCGTCACCGGCGCCAACAGTGGCATCGGATACGTCACCGCCCGCGAACTCGCCCGCCGCGGCGCCCACGTCGTCCTCGCCTGCCGCAGCGAGGAGCGGGGCGCCGCCGCGCTGGAGCGGATGAGTTCCGAAGTCCCGGACGGCAGCGTCGAGTTGATCCGGCTCGACCTCGGAGACCTCGGCTCCGTACGGGACTTCGCGCAGACATACGCCCGCGCGAGCGACCGGTTGGGCCTGCTGGTCAACAACGCGGGCGTGATGGCCGTGGCCGAGGGCCGCACCGCCGATGGCTTCGAGACGCAGTTCGGGATCAACCATCTCGGCCACTTCGCGCTCACCGGCCTGCTTCTGCCGCTGCTCCTCGCCACCCCCGGCGCCCGGGTCGTGACCGTCTCCAGCGGGATGCACCTGCGGGCGAACATCGACATCGACGACCTCGACAGCGAGCGGAAGTACGGGCGTTGGCTCGCCTACGGCCGCTCCAAGACCGCCAATCTGCTGTTCACCCACGAGCTGGCCCGGCGGCTGGCGGCGAACGGCTCGGAGGTCGTCGCCGCCGCCGCGCACCCCGGGTACGCGGCGACCAACCTCCAGACGGCCGGCCCCACCGCCGAGGGCCGCAAGGGCGTCGAACGTTTCATGCGCGTCGGCAACAGCGTCTTCGCCCAGTCCGCCGAGGGAGGCGCCCTGCCCACGCTGTACGCGGCGACCGCCCCCGCCGTGCGACCCGACTCCTTCATCGGCCCGTCGTTCGCGATGTGGCGCGGCGCCCCGAAACCGTCCCCCCGAGCCCCCTGGACCCTCAACGACGAGGCGGGCGAACGCCTTTGGACCGCCTCAGAGCACCTGACCGGGGTCAGGTGCTCTGAGCTGAAGGCGTGA
- a CDS encoding carbonic anhydrase yields the protein MKALLDRARSFKRRVDFESDEYRKLAVGQFPEALFITCSDSRVIPALITGARPGEIFELRNAGNIVPPYDAHDGYGAASGEAATIEYALEVLGVQDLVVCGHSHCGAMGALKYGADLSGLPRVDAWLDYARPALEPVLGNTGTVRDDTSSEDPALREVVQLNVRNQLAVLRDYPVARQQLDAGRLRLHGWYYEIDTGKVHELDADGGFQVHGS from the coding sequence ATGAAGGCGTTGCTGGATCGCGCCCGGTCGTTCAAGCGACGGGTCGACTTCGAGAGCGACGAATACCGGAAACTCGCCGTCGGGCAATTTCCCGAGGCGTTGTTCATTACCTGCTCGGACTCGCGGGTCATTCCCGCGCTGATCACCGGCGCGCGGCCCGGCGAGATATTCGAGCTGCGAAATGCGGGCAACATCGTGCCACCGTACGACGCCCACGACGGGTACGGGGCCGCCTCCGGCGAGGCCGCCACCATCGAGTACGCGCTGGAGGTGCTCGGCGTTCAGGACCTCGTGGTGTGTGGTCATTCCCACTGCGGGGCGATGGGCGCGCTGAAGTACGGCGCCGACCTGTCCGGCCTGCCCAGGGTGGACGCCTGGCTCGACTACGCCCGCCCCGCGCTCGAACCGGTCCTGGGGAACACGGGCACGGTCCGCGACGACACGTCCTCCGAGGATCCCGCCCTGCGCGAGGTCGTCCAGCTCAACGTCCGCAACCAGCTGGCCGTGTTGCGCGACTACCCGGTCGCCCGGCAGCAACTCGACGCCGGACGGCTCCGGTTGCACGGCTGGTACTACGAGATCGACACCGGCAAGGTCCACGAACTGGACGCGGACGGCGGGTTCCAGGTGCACGGTTCATGA
- the nirB gene encoding nitrite reductase large subunit NirB has translation MSATLGATPTIVLVGHGMVGQRFLEALAERGLTATHRVVVLCEEPRPAYDRVALTSYFAGKTPEDLSMTDMEFIETHGIELFVGDPAETVDREAKKVTARSGQVFEYDVLVLATGSFPFVPPVPNKDAAGCFVYRTIEDLLAIEEYAKTAETGAVVGGGLLGLEAAGALKGLGLTSHIVEFAPRLMPVQVDDGGGAALLRTIQDMGLSVHTGVGTQEIVVDESGAVTGMKLSDGSELATDLVVFSAGVRPRDQLARDCGLTVGERGGISVDEQCRTVSDPQVFAIGECALAADGRVYGLVAPGYEQAETAAATIAADEASFTGADMSTKLKLLGVDVASFGDAHGATADCLDVVYSDSRSGVYKKLVIGRDGELLGGILVGDAEAYGTLKAFTGSVPPVSPESLVLPAGSGGGAQLGPSALPDDAIICSCHNVSKGAIRGAVTEHSCTTVPEVKKCTKAGTGCGSCVKVLGQLVTAELEAGGVVVDKGLCGCFGQTREELYEIVLALRINTYQDLLDRYGRDGAKGGDGCEICKPAVGSIIASLAPTIGASGYVLEGEQAALQDSNDHFLANLQKNGSYSVVPRIPGGEITPEGLIVIGEIARDFGLYTKITGGQRIDMFGARVEQLPLIWARLVDAGFESGHAYGKSLRTVKSCVGQTWCRYGVQDSVRMAIDLELRYRGLRSPHKLKSAVSGCARECAEAQSKDFGIIATSNGWNLYVGGNGGATPRHADLLAQDLDDAGLIKLIDRFLMFYIRTADRLERTSTWLERIPGGLDHVRDVVVEDSLGICEELESLMTDHVSHYADEWASTINDPEKLARFVSFVNAPDTPDPVVGFVPERDQIKPDLPLLSIGLRPTAHASAAEEVLEGSAQR, from the coding sequence ATGTCCGCCACCCTGGGGGCCACCCCCACGATCGTGCTCGTCGGCCACGGCATGGTCGGCCAGCGCTTCCTCGAAGCGCTCGCCGAGCGCGGCCTGACCGCCACGCACCGCGTGGTCGTGCTGTGCGAGGAGCCGCGCCCGGCGTACGACCGCGTGGCGCTGACCTCGTACTTCGCGGGCAAGACGCCCGAGGACCTGTCGATGACCGACATGGAGTTCATCGAGACGCACGGCATCGAGCTGTTCGTCGGCGACCCGGCCGAGACGGTCGACCGCGAGGCGAAGAAGGTCACCGCGCGCTCCGGGCAGGTCTTCGAGTACGACGTCCTCGTCCTCGCCACCGGCTCGTTCCCCTTCGTGCCGCCGGTCCCGAACAAGGACGCCGCCGGCTGCTTCGTCTACCGCACGATCGAGGACCTGCTCGCGATCGAGGAGTACGCGAAGACGGCCGAGACCGGTGCCGTGGTCGGCGGCGGTCTGCTCGGACTCGAGGCGGCCGGTGCGCTGAAGGGGCTCGGACTCACCTCGCACATCGTGGAGTTCGCGCCCCGGCTGATGCCCGTGCAGGTGGACGACGGCGGTGGCGCCGCTCTGCTGCGCACCATCCAGGACATGGGTCTGAGCGTGCACACGGGTGTGGGCACGCAGGAGATCGTCGTCGACGAGTCCGGTGCCGTCACCGGGATGAAGCTGTCCGACGGCAGTGAACTCGCCACCGACCTGGTCGTGTTCAGCGCCGGCGTCCGCCCCCGCGACCAGTTGGCCCGCGACTGCGGTCTCACGGTCGGCGAGCGCGGCGGCATCAGCGTGGACGAGCAGTGCCGGACCGTCTCCGACCCGCAGGTCTTCGCGATCGGCGAGTGCGCGCTCGCCGCCGACGGCCGGGTGTACGGCCTGGTGGCCCCCGGCTACGAGCAGGCCGAGACGGCCGCCGCGACGATCGCCGCCGACGAGGCCTCGTTCACCGGCGCCGACATGTCGACGAAGCTGAAGCTGCTCGGCGTGGACGTCGCCTCCTTCGGTGACGCGCACGGCGCGACCGCCGACTGCCTGGACGTCGTGTACTCCGACTCCCGCTCGGGTGTCTACAAGAAGCTGGTCATCGGCCGCGACGGCGAACTGCTCGGCGGCATCCTGGTCGGCGACGCGGAGGCGTACGGCACGCTGAAGGCGTTCACCGGCTCCGTCCCGCCCGTCTCCCCCGAGTCCCTGGTCCTCCCCGCCGGTTCCGGCGGCGGCGCCCAGCTCGGCCCGTCCGCGCTGCCGGACGACGCGATCATCTGCTCCTGCCACAACGTGTCCAAGGGCGCGATCCGCGGCGCGGTGACGGAGCACTCCTGCACCACCGTGCCGGAGGTCAAGAAGTGCACCAAGGCCGGTACGGGCTGCGGGAGTTGCGTCAAGGTCCTGGGTCAGCTGGTCACGGCCGAGCTGGAGGCCGGCGGTGTGGTCGTCGACAAGGGCCTGTGCGGCTGCTTCGGACAGACCCGCGAGGAGCTGTACGAGATCGTCCTCGCCCTGCGCATCAACACCTACCAGGACCTGCTGGACCGGTACGGCCGTGACGGGGCCAAGGGCGGCGACGGCTGCGAGATCTGCAAGCCGGCGGTCGGTTCGATCATCGCCTCCCTCGCCCCGACCATCGGCGCGAGCGGCTATGTCCTGGAGGGCGAGCAGGCGGCCCTCCAGGACAGCAACGACCACTTCCTCGCCAACCTCCAGAAGAACGGCTCGTACTCCGTCGTCCCGCGCATCCCCGGCGGTGAGATCACCCCCGAGGGCCTGATCGTGATCGGTGAGATCGCCCGCGACTTCGGTCTCTACACAAAGATCACCGGCGGCCAGCGGATCGACATGTTCGGTGCACGCGTCGAGCAACTCCCCCTGATCTGGGCGAGGTTGGTGGACGCGGGCTTCGAGTCGGGCCACGCCTACGGCAAGTCGCTGCGGACCGTGAAGTCCTGTGTCGGGCAGACCTGGTGCCGCTACGGCGTCCAGGACTCGGTCCGTATGGCGATCGACCTGGAGCTGCGCTACCGGGGGCTCAGGTCCCCGCACAAGCTGAAGTCGGCGGTCTCCGGCTGCGCCCGCGAGTGCGCCGAGGCCCAGTCGAAGGACTTCGGCATCATCGCGACGTCGAACGGCTGGAACCTCTACGTCGGCGGCAACGGCGGCGCCACCCCGCGCCACGCGGACCTCCTGGCCCAGGATCTCGACGACGCCGGGCTGATCAAGCTGATCGACCGCTTCCTGATGTTCTACATCCGTACGGCGGACCGCCTGGAGCGCACGTCCACCTGGCTGGAGCGGATCCCCGGCGGCCTGGACCACGTCCGGGACGTGGTCGTGGAGGACTCCCTCGGTATCTGCGAGGAGCTGGAGTCCCTGATGACGGACCATGTCTCCCACTACGCCGACGAGTGGGCCTCCACCATCAACGACCCGGAGAAGCTCGCCCGGTTCGTGTCCTTCGTGAACGCCCCCGACACCCCGGACCCGGTCGTCGGATTCGTCCCCGAGCGCGACCAGATCAAGCCCGACCTGCCGCTGCTGTCGATCGGTCTGCGGCCCACCGCACATGCCTCCGCAGCCGAAGAAGTCCTGGAAGGAAGCGCCCAGCGATGA
- the nirD gene encoding nitrite reductase small subunit NirD, with the protein MTLAPEKTDVKVQLRLADGWFTVCDLTLLTPGRGVAALLPDGEQAALFLDRAGKLYAIDNRDPFGGAAVLSRGLTGSHQGRPFVASPLLKQRFDLESGQCLDDETVRITAYEVRAA; encoded by the coding sequence ATGACCCTCGCTCCCGAGAAGACCGATGTGAAGGTCCAACTGCGGCTGGCGGACGGCTGGTTCACGGTCTGCGACCTGACCCTGCTGACCCCCGGTCGCGGCGTGGCCGCCCTCCTGCCCGACGGCGAGCAGGCCGCGCTGTTCCTCGACCGCGCGGGCAAGCTGTACGCCATCGACAACCGCGACCCCTTCGGCGGCGCCGCCGTCCTCTCCCGCGGCCTCACCGGCAGCCACCAGGGCCGCCCCTTCGTCGCCTCCCCGCTGCTGAAGCAGCGCTTCGACCTGGAGAGCGGGCAGTGCCTGGACGACGAGACGGTACGGATCACGGCGTACGAGGTGCGGGCGGCGTAG
- a CDS encoding winged helix-turn-helix domain-containing protein, which yields MGVGDGSGRTTGFGVGPGPGPGPGATVGGAEYDWSSGYEAPAAGTSAQGTPPHGSPMYGTPAPGTPTYGTPPHGTPAYGSRQAYCGQAYGGQAYGGQAYGAPAHGGPAYEPPVYEPPVYEPPMYEQAPPETRAPTGTGAASADDGSAGPPPGPLVVDRRTRQVWVGEVPVALTPKEFELLALLTEDPGAVYSRQQILNRVWDDHYQGPTKTLDVHVATLRRKLGDPAWIQTLRGVGFRLAVRTPGQTPGPGQGPGQSQGQGQGQGQGQPKGHGRGQGLGRGSGRHRTRETRAS from the coding sequence GTGGGCGTCGGGGACGGGAGCGGTCGTACGACCGGCTTCGGCGTCGGCCCCGGCCCCGGCCCCGGCCCCGGCGCGACGGTCGGCGGGGCCGAGTACGACTGGTCCTCCGGTTACGAGGCACCGGCCGCGGGGACTTCGGCGCAGGGCACTCCCCCGCACGGCTCGCCGATGTACGGAACCCCGGCCCCTGGCACGCCCACGTACGGGACCCCGCCGCACGGCACCCCCGCGTACGGAAGCCGGCAGGCATACTGCGGTCAGGCATACGGCGGTCAGGCGTACGGCGGTCAGGCATACGGCGCCCCGGCGCACGGCGGCCCGGCGTACGAACCCCCCGTCTACGAGCCGCCTGTCTACGAACCCCCCATGTACGAGCAGGCCCCGCCCGAAACACGTGCCCCCACCGGCACGGGTGCGGCGTCGGCGGACGACGGTTCGGCCGGGCCGCCGCCCGGCCCGTTGGTCGTGGACCGGCGGACCCGGCAGGTGTGGGTGGGCGAGGTGCCGGTCGCGCTGACGCCGAAGGAGTTCGAACTGCTGGCGCTGCTCACCGAGGACCCCGGCGCGGTCTACTCCCGGCAGCAGATCCTCAACCGCGTCTGGGACGACCACTACCAGGGCCCGACCAAGACGCTGGACGTCCATGTCGCCACCCTGCGCCGCAAGTTGGGCGACCCGGCATGGATCCAGACCCTGCGCGGTGTCGGCTTCCGGCTGGCCGTACGCACCCCCGGCCAGACACCCGGACCGGGCCAAGGGCCGGGCCAGAGCCAGGGTCAGGGGCAGGGTCAGGGGCAGGGGCAGCCCAAGGGCCACGGGCGGGGGCAGGGGCTCGGCCGGGGGTCCGGTCGGCATCGCACCCGCGAGACCAGGGCGTCATGA
- a CDS encoding alkaline phosphatase PhoX, producing the protein MERRTLLRAAVLGGTSTAFGGTLWRGAAYAAPAQPGAGPYGALGSADANGVRLPSGFTSRVIARSGQTVPGTSYTWHNAPDGGACYADGTGWIYVSNSEINPSGGASAVRFSSTGTVTSAYRVLSGTRQNCAGGRTPWNTWLSCEEVDRGYVYETDPWGTNAAVRRDAMGRFKHEAAAADPVRRAVYLTEDETNGRFYRFLPTTWGDLSSGTLQVMVAGTATSGSYTWANVPDPDGSPTSTRTQVSGSKSFNGGEGCYYADDTVWFTTKGDNRVWQLNLAAGTYELAYDDSLVASGTAPLTGVDNITGTSSGDLYVAEDGGNMEICLITPNDTIAPFLRVDGQSGSEITGPAFSPDGRRLYFSSQRGTSGSSSGGITYEVTGPFRG; encoded by the coding sequence GTGGAACGTCGTACTCTCCTGCGCGCGGCCGTACTCGGCGGCACCTCTACCGCCTTCGGCGGCACCCTGTGGCGCGGCGCCGCGTACGCCGCGCCCGCCCAGCCCGGCGCGGGCCCGTACGGGGCGCTCGGTTCGGCGGACGCGAACGGCGTCCGGCTGCCGAGCGGCTTCACCAGCCGGGTGATCGCCCGTTCCGGGCAGACGGTCCCCGGTACGTCGTACACCTGGCACAACGCCCCCGACGGCGGCGCCTGTTACGCGGACGGCACCGGCTGGATCTATGTCTCCAACTCGGAGATCAACCCGTCCGGCGGTGCGAGCGCGGTGCGGTTCTCGTCGACGGGCACGGTGACCTCGGCGTACCGCGTCCTGTCCGGCACCCGGCAGAACTGCGCCGGTGGCAGGACCCCGTGGAACACCTGGCTGTCCTGCGAGGAGGTGGATCGCGGATACGTCTACGAGACCGACCCGTGGGGTACGAACGCGGCGGTCCGGCGGGACGCGATGGGCCGCTTCAAGCACGAGGCGGCGGCGGCCGATCCGGTCCGCCGGGCGGTCTATCTGACGGAGGACGAGACGAACGGCCGCTTCTACCGCTTCCTCCCCACGACCTGGGGCGACCTCTCCTCCGGCACCCTCCAGGTCATGGTCGCCGGCACCGCCACCTCCGGCTCCTACACCTGGGCGAACGTCCCCGACCCGGACGGCTCCCCCACCAGCACCCGCACCCAGGTCTCGGGCTCCAAGTCCTTCAACGGCGGCGAGGGCTGCTACTACGCAGACGACACGGTCTGGTTCACCACCAAGGGCGACAACCGGGTCTGGCAGCTCAACCTGGCCGCCGGTACCTATGAGTTGGCGTACGACGACTCCCTGGTCGCCTCCGGTACGGCCCCCCTCACCGGTGTCGACAACATCACCGGCACCTCCTCCGGCGACCTCTATGTCGCCGAGGACGGCGGCAACATGGAGATCTGCCTCATCACCCCGAACGACACCATCGCCCCCTTCCTCCGCGTCGACGGCCAGTCCGGCTCCGAGATCACCGGCCCCGCCTTCTCCCCCGACGGCCGCCGCCTGTACTTCTCCAGTCAGCGGGGCACGAGCGGCAGTTCGTCGGGCGGGATCACGTACGAGGTGACGGGCCCGTTCCGGGGCTGA